A single region of the Glycine max cultivar Williams 82 chromosome 20, Glycine_max_v4.0, whole genome shotgun sequence genome encodes:
- the LOC100785831 gene encoding uncharacterized protein isoform X1, protein MCHTQCIHRHQFGIRSAVLNPELPQNSRLHILEEFNAGLFDYLIATDLSQSKEKDEVPKESNVGSWKSRQHAKIKLDSEFGVVRGIDFKNVYTVINFEMPESVAGYVHRIGRTGRAYNSGASVSLVSTDEMDTLEEIRSFVRDDENKGTNSIAEFPLLTKNAVESLRYRAEDVAKSVTRIAVRESRAQDLRNEILNSEKLKAHFETNPKDLDLLKHDKVLSKNPPPPHLRDVPEYLLDKPTKEAREMVKLARDPREN, encoded by the exons TTTGGAATTAGATCTGCTGTTTTAAATCCTGAGTTGCCTCAGAATTCTCGCCTCCATATTCTTGAG GAATTCAATGCGGGCCTGTTTGATTATCTAATTGCAACAGATCTTAGCCAGTCAAAGGAAAAGGATGAAGTGCCTAAGGAAAGTAATGTTGGATCATGGAAGTCTAGGCAACATGCTAAGATAAAATTAGATTCTGAATTTGGAGTTGTAAGGGGAATTGACTTTAAAAATGTATACACG GTTATAAACTTTGAAATGCCTGAAAGTGTAGCGGGATATGTACATCGAATTGGACGTACAGGAAGAGCATACAATTCTGGTGCTTCTGTCTCTCTG GTTTCTACGGATGAGATGGATACTTTAGAAGAAATAAGATCTTTTGTTAGGGATGATGAAAACAAAGGCACAAATTCCATTGCTGAGTTTCCCCTCCTCACCAAGAATGCAGTTGAATCTTTACGGTACAGGGCTGAG GATGTTGCAAAGAGTGTAACTAGAATTGCTGTCCGAGAGTCACGAGCCCAGGATTTGAGGAATGAAATTTTGAACTCTGAAAA GTTGAAAGCCCACTTCGAAACTAATCCAAAAGACCTAG ATCTACTGAAGCATGACAAAGTTTTGAGCAAGAATCCACCACCTCCGCACCTACGTGATGTGCCTGAGTACCTATTAGACAAACCAACAAAAGAGGCAAGGGAAATGGTCAAGCTTGCAAGGGATCCaagagaaaattaa
- the LOC100785831 gene encoding uncharacterized protein LOC100785831, giving the protein MKENASAKLVASSYSPPCGLIHFGIRSAVLNPELPQNSRLHILEEFNAGLFDYLIATDLSQSKEKDEVPKESNVGSWKSRQHAKIKLDSEFGVVRGIDFKNVYTVINFEMPESVAGYVHRIGRTGRAYNSGASVSLVSTDEMDTLEEIRSFVRDDENKGTNSIAEFPLLTKNAVESLRYRAEDVAKSVTRIAVRESRAQDLRNEILNSEKLKAHFETNPKDLDLLKHDKVLSKNPPPPHLRDVPEYLLDKPTKEAREMVKLARDPREN; this is encoded by the exons TTTGGAATTAGATCTGCTGTTTTAAATCCTGAGTTGCCTCAGAATTCTCGCCTCCATATTCTTGAG GAATTCAATGCGGGCCTGTTTGATTATCTAATTGCAACAGATCTTAGCCAGTCAAAGGAAAAGGATGAAGTGCCTAAGGAAAGTAATGTTGGATCATGGAAGTCTAGGCAACATGCTAAGATAAAATTAGATTCTGAATTTGGAGTTGTAAGGGGAATTGACTTTAAAAATGTATACACG GTTATAAACTTTGAAATGCCTGAAAGTGTAGCGGGATATGTACATCGAATTGGACGTACAGGAAGAGCATACAATTCTGGTGCTTCTGTCTCTCTG GTTTCTACGGATGAGATGGATACTTTAGAAGAAATAAGATCTTTTGTTAGGGATGATGAAAACAAAGGCACAAATTCCATTGCTGAGTTTCCCCTCCTCACCAAGAATGCAGTTGAATCTTTACGGTACAGGGCTGAG GATGTTGCAAAGAGTGTAACTAGAATTGCTGTCCGAGAGTCACGAGCCCAGGATTTGAGGAATGAAATTTTGAACTCTGAAAA GTTGAAAGCCCACTTCGAAACTAATCCAAAAGACCTAG ATCTACTGAAGCATGACAAAGTTTTGAGCAAGAATCCACCACCTCCGCACCTACGTGATGTGCCTGAGTACCTATTAGACAAACCAACAAAAGAGGCAAGGGAAATGGTCAAGCTTGCAAGGGATCCaagagaaaattaa
- the LOC100792166 gene encoding lysine-specific demethylase JMJ25, whose translation MDNARSANGEENAAGIPDDLRCKRSDGKQWRCTAMSMPDKTVCEKHYIQAKKRAANSAMRANLKKAKRKSHSLSLNESDNVYLESKSDDFDLPLSSIGLSQKKLSKNEFRYEPERDARRGSSARRASNLNDDDDDDDDDVVVDVDGDGDGDAALYEEENWVSYDSPPDSSRKRSRRSLEANAEYSDGTSGSSDEDTGGQTCHQCRRNDRDRVTWCQRCDRRGYCDSCLSTWYSDISLDEIQRICPACRGICNCKTCLRSDNSIKVRIREIPVLDKLQYLHVLLSSVLPVVKQIHHEQCFEVELEKKLRGAEIDLPRIKLNTDEQMCCNFCRIPITDYHRRCPSCSYDLCLNCCRDLREATADHNKEPQTEQAKTSDRNILSKFPHWRSNDNGSIPCPPKEYGGCGYSSLNLSRIFKMNWVAKLVKNVEEMVSGCRISNADDPPETGRNDLRLCQYSHREASDDNYLYCPASDDIKTDGIGSFRKHWKTGEPIIVKQVFDGSSISSWDPMVIWRGILETTDEKAKDENRMVKAIDCLDGSEIDIELAQFMKGYFEGHILENGWPQLLKLKDWPSPSASEEFLLYQRPEFISKLPLLQYIHSKWGLLNVAAKLPHYSLQNDVGPKIYISYGISDELGRGDSVTNLHFNMRDMVYLLVHTNEVKLKNWQITEIEMMQKDKANKESEAKESDRDPQISSGGSSPDSLLGTKSSGLEMDSNQNKSIMDQGFEIYSSAEGNTANCKLPFTQNGDVFEKTHPGVLWDVFRRQDVPILTKYLKIHWKEFGKSDDLGNEFVEWPLYDGAIFLDKHHKRKLKEEFGVEPWSFEQNLGEAIFVPAGCPFQARNVQSNVQLGLDFLSPESVGDAVRLAEEIRCLPNEHEAKLQVLEVGKISLYAASSAIKEVQKLVLDPKVGAEIGYGDPNLTAMVSENYEKMVKRRQITCA comes from the exons ATGGATAACGCGCGATCGGCCAACGGCGAGGAGAATGCGGCGGGAATTCCGGACGATTTGCGGTGCAAAAGGTCCGATGGTAAGCAGTGGCGCTGCACGGCGATGTCGATGCCAGACAAGACCGTCTGCGAGAAGCACTACATCCAGGCCAAGAAGCGCGCCGCCAATTCCGCAATGAGGGCCAACCTCAAGAAAGCGAAGAGGAAGTCGCATTCACTGTCGTTGAACGAGTCCGATAATGTTTATTTGGAGAGCAAGAGCGATGATTTCGACCTTCCTCTCTCCTCCATTGGCCTCTCGCAGAAGAAGCTCTCCAAGAACGAGTTTCGCTACGAGCCTGAGCGCGACGCGCGAAGAGGCTCGTCTGCGAGACGCGCTTCGAACCTcaacgatgatgatgatgatgatgatgatgatgttgtcgTGGATGTGGATGGGGATGGGGATGGGGATGCGGCGCTCTATGAGGAAGAGAATTGGGTCTCCTATGATTCCCCGCCGGATTCTTCACGCAAGAGGTCTCGGAGGAGCTTGGAAGCTAATGCT GAATATTCGGATGGAACATCCGGTTCGTCTGACGAGGACACCGGCGGGCAGACTTGTCACCAGTGCCGGAGGAATGACCGCGATCGAGTTACTTGGTGTCAACGGTGTGATAGGAGGGGATATTGTGATAGCTGTTTATCAACATG GTACTCGGACATTTCATTGGATGAAATTCAGAGGATATGTCCTGCTTGCCGGGGTATATGTAATTGCAAGACTTGCTTGCGGAGTGATAATTCCATTAAG GTTCGGATACGCGAGATACCTGTTCTTGATAAGTTACAGTATCTCCACGTGCTGTTGTCGTCGGTGCTTCCGGTGGTAAAGCAGATCCACCATGAGCAGTGTTTTGAAGTTGAACTTGAAAAGAAGTTGCGTG GTGCTGAAATAGATCTTCCGAGGATAAAATTGAACACAGATGAGCAGATGTGCTG CAATTTCTGTAGGATACCTATTACTGATTATCATCGACGCTGTCCAAGTTGCTCATATGATTTGTGCCTTAATTGCTGTCGAGATCTTCGAGAAGCAACTGCAGATCACAATAAAGAACCTCAAACAGAGCAAGCAAAAACTTCTGATCGAAATATATTAAGTAAATTTCCGCATTGGAGATCCAATGACAACGGAAGTATTCCATGTCCCCCTAAGGAGTATGGTGGCTGTGGTTATTCTTCATTAAATTTAAGCCGAATTTTCAAGATGAACTGGGTTGCAAAGTTGGTCAAAAATGTAGAGGAAATGGTTAGTGGCTGCAGAATTAGTAATGCTGATGATCCACCGGAAACTGGGCGGAATGATCTCAGACTTTGCCAATATTCTCATAGAGAAGCCAGTGATGATAATTATCTTTATTGTCCAGCATCTGATGATATCAAAACTGATGGGATTGGCAGTTTTAGAAAGCATTGGAAAACTGGTGAGCCCATTATTGTTAAGCAAGTATTTGATGGGTCATCCATTTCAAGCTGGGATCCAATGGTCATATGGAGAGGGATTCTAGAGACAACAGATGAGAAAGCAAAAGATGAAAACAGGATGGTTAAGGCCATAGATTGCTTAGATGGGTCTGAG ATTGATATTGAGCTTGCTCAGTTCATGAAAGGATACTTTGAAGGGCATATTCTTGAAAATGGTTGGCCGCagttattgaaattgaaagatTGGCCTTCACCTAGCGCTTCTGAAGAATTTCTACTGTACCAAAGACCCGAGTTTATCAGCAAACTACCTTTACTTCAGTATATTCACTCCAAGTGGGGCCTTCTCAATGTTGCAGCTAAATTGCCTCATTACTCCTTGCAGAATGACGTAGGACCCAAGATATATATATCTTATGGGATTAGTGATGAACTTGGTAGAGGTGATTCAGTGACAAATCTCCACTTCAATATGCGTGACATG GTGTACCTTTTGGTTCATACAAATGAAGTAAAGCTGAAGAACTGGCAGATAACTGAAATTGAAATGATGCAAAAAGATAAAGCTAATAAGGAATCGGAGGCAAAAGAATCAGACAGGGATCCTCAAATATCTTCAGGGGGGAGTTCACCTGATTCCTTACTTGGTACAAAAAGTAGTGGACTGGAAATGGACTCAAACCAGAATAAGTCAATCATGGATCAAGGGTTTGAAATTTATTCTAGTGCTGAAGGTAATACGGCCAATTGTAAACTTCCGTTCACACAAAATGGAGATGTCTTTGAGAAAACACATCCTGGAGTTCTTTGGGATGTTTTTCGCCGGCAGGATGTTCCAATATTgactaaatatttgaaaatacatTGGAAGGAATTTGGGAAGTCAGATGATCTAGGAAATGAATTT GTTGAATGGCCTCTTTATGATGGAGCTATTTTTCTTGACAAGCACCATAAAAGAAAGTTGAAGGAAGAATTTG GAGTGGAGCCTTGGTCATTTGAACAGAATTTGGGGGAAGCTATATTTGTTCCAGCTGGTTGCCCTTTCCAAGCAAGGAATGTCCAG TCCAATGTTCAGTTGGGCCTTGATTTCTTATCTCCGGAAAGCGTGGGTGATGCTGTAAGATTGGCAGAGGAAATTCGCTGTCTACCTAATGAACATGAAGCAAAGCTTCAAGTTTTGGAG GTTGGGAAGATATCTCTTTATGCAGCAAGTTCAGCCATCAAAGAAGTTCAAAAACTTGTACTTGACCCAAA AGTTGGCGCAGAGATTGGATATGGAGACCCTAATTTGACTGCAATGGTTTCTGAGAATTACGAGAAGATGGTTAAGCGGAGGCAGATTACTTGTGCTTGA
- the LOC100785295 gene encoding zinc finger protein GAI-ASSOCIATED FACTOR 1, with protein sequence MSNITSCDSGSFSTENTREDAVVKQQPEILGQFHSPHSHTSTTTTTNNSNGSNTDSQSPAPVKKKRNLPGNPDPSAEVIALSPTTLMATNRFICEICNKGFQRDQNLQLHRRGHNLPWKLKQRTSTEIRKRVYVCPEPSCVHHNPARALGDLTGIKKHFCRKHGEKKWKCDKCSKKYAVQSDWKAHSKICGTREYKCDCGTIFSRRDSFITHRAFCDALAEENNKANEGQLPKIGPNLQCQQIPNLVSSSLPINTNIVPNPQMGGTSEFNHADHKHPLSLPHELMPMPAQKSFNNMAAGTTVFTRSLSSTSSPSLQLSSNMFEENGLHLAAGSPHMSATALLQKAAQMGATVTEKTFVTNMAPPSFGVLQQHHQQPNGQPFMNQYMHSGQQQQDVNISAQYNSFGANGMGGGSVGMNGVDMFNAILDQSKALSKIMEQNNRSSSGGPTNGGSNSSAINVAGSKGGSGDVMTLDFLGIGGGGGGGGGGGDAHGNFYGGAQQGETGAPDVVWRNWSSKNAGFESFSATSSI encoded by the exons ATGTCAAACATCACAAGTTGTGATAGTGGGAGCTTCTCTACAGAGAATACCAGAGAAGATGCAGTAGTTAAGCAGCAACCTGAGATACTTGGTCAGTTCCATAGTCCACATTCTCATACTTcaactacaacaacaacaaataataGCAATGGTTCCAACACAGACTCACAATCACCTGCACCTGTTAAGAAGAAAAGGAACCTACCAGGAAATCCAG ATCCAAGTGCTGAAGTTATTGCTTTATCACCGACCACACTAATGGCTACGAACAGGTTCATATGTGAAATCTGCAACAAAGGATTTCAAAGAGACCAAAACCTTCAGTTGCACCGGCGAGGCCACAACTTGCCATGGAAGCTCAAGCAGAGAACCAGCACAGAAATTCGAAAGAGGGTTTACGTGTGTCCAGAACCTTCGTGCGTCCACCACAACCCAGCAAGAGCACTCGGTGATCTCACTGGTATCAAAAAGCACTTCTGCAGAAAGCACGGCGAGAAGAAGTGGAAATGTGATAAGTGCTCAAAGAAATACGCTGTTCAGTCTGACTGGAAAGCCCACTCAAAAATATGTGGTACAAGGGAATACAAATGTGACTGTGGTACCATCTTTTCCAG AAGAGACAGCTTCATTACGCACAGAGCATTCTGTGACGCACTAGCGGAGGAGAACAACAAAGCCAACGAAGGACAATTGCCAAAGATAGGTCCAAACTTGCAATGCCAACAAATCCCAAACCTCGTTTCATCATCATTACCAATCAACACCAACATTGTTCCCAACCCACAAATGGGTGGCACCTCGGAGTTCAACCATGCTGATCACAAGCACCCACTATCACTCCCACACGAGCTCATGCCAATGCCTGCACAAAAATCCTTCAACAACATGGCTGCAGGAACAACAGTGTTCACGAGAAGCCTCTCATCAACCTCCTCTCCCTCTCTTCAACTAAGCTCAAACATGTTCGAGGAAAACGGGCTCCACCTTGCAGCAGGGTCGCCACACATGTCAGCCACTGCGTTGTTGCAAAAAGCTGCACAAATGGGAGCAACAGTGACAGAAAAAACCTTTGTAACAAACATGGCACCACCATCGTTTGGTGTGCTGCAACAGCATCATCAACAACCAAATGGACAACCCTTCATGAACCAatacatgcacagtggccagcAACAACAAGATGTTAACATTTCTGCTCAGTATAATAGTTTCGGTGCAAATGGGATGGGTGGAGGGAGCGTTGGGATGAACGGTGTGGACATGTTCAACGCTATTTTGGACCAAAGCAAGGCTTTGTCGAAGATCATGGAGCAAAACAATAGAAGCAGTAGTGGAGGACCAACAAATGGAGGTTCGAATAGTAGTGCTATTAACGTTGCTGGAAGTAAAGGAGGTAGTGGGGATGTTATGACTCTTGACTTTTTGGGcataggaggaggaggaggaggtggtggtggtggtggggaTGCACATGGAAATTTCTATGGTGGTGCTCAACAAGGGGAAACTGGTGCACCGGACGTGGTTTGGAGAAACTGGTCTAGTAAGAACGCAGGGTTTGAATCATTTTCAGCAACGAGCAGCATTTGA